Within the Eucalyptus grandis isolate ANBG69807.140 chromosome 1, ASM1654582v1, whole genome shotgun sequence genome, the region CTTTCCGCCGGGAATCATGTGCCAAATATATGGCTGATTGGCAGGAGGAACCAATTGCTTCGAGTGGCCGCGAGATGAACCTGAGAGAAGATCAGTAACCAAGGGCGATCACGGAAGATATCATCACTATGCTAATCCTCTTGCTTCAATTTTTCGGACTCGATCAACTTTCACTCTTCAAGATTTTAATTCCATTGACCAAACACAACGACCCACTTGACCGAATATGCTCTACGCAAAACGTTAATTCTAAGTGCAAAATGTAAGCGTGATGTTGAGATTTATTATTAACTAAACATGTCACCATAATTTAAGTATCaacaatcataaaaaaaaaaaaaaaaagtttaggacaaaattgattaaattgacaaatttaagactaaattgacataagtgtaataagtttaggacttctctgatttttaaagattattaGACTTAGTTTCCAACTTTCTGGTTTATCTAGCGTATAGATATATGCTTTATCTTTCGTATAATTCGGCTTACATATGGACTAATGACAAACTCTGTAAGCCTCGCGTGTGTTGCGCTCTATATGCTTGCAAGTGGTGACTCATGTTTATAACCTCGTCTCCATTGCGTCGATATCAACCGGAGATTGCGGGAACATGACATTTAGTAATAACAGCTTTGGGGATAACCATCCTGCCAACGAAGATTGAAAGGTGTGGCCTCTTTCATGACTGGCGTAGGGCATCTCAAACGAGCTACAGAATGACAACCGAAGGTGATGACTGTTTGTTTGGAAGGCCAAATGCAATGActtcttggtttcaagatcttggCCTGAAGACAAAACCAGTTCCAATGGAGGAAGTGGCACCGGTCGGGAATTGAGCCGATGGCCAATTGTCCCATAGACGTACTTCGGCAATGGTGGAGTAATCGATGTCCAACCTACCCAAAAGGAATACTATTCATATGAGGAATGGCAGGAGAATGGTAGGAGAAACTTTCATGGCCATTACGCCGAGTATGTAGTCTGTGAGGGCCTCTGTGGTCGCGATGGCTACGGTGTTCATGTTTGCTATGAAGTTTTTGATAAGTACGACATAAGCGACCATTGGTGTCTCAATAATCTTTATTATATCACATGCAGCATGACATATCAAAGTATAGaaacaaaattataatttgattttaaaatctttttctAATCAAAACCATAAAATGAACCATGCAGGCACGGGGCCTTAGTTCAGGGGTTCAATTACGATGACTTTTGACTTCCAACTGCATTGTTATAACCTATTGAACACTAAAACTCAATCCTTTTGGTGCATAACCTATTAGTAAGAAATTgctaatgttgataatttttttctaatatttaaaaaaaatattttttttccaatggctAAAGAATGGCCATCGACCATGGGCAATGACCGGCGAGAGCTAGTCTTGCTAAATCTGGCGAGGCTGACCCTTGCCTAGGCGTCGCCTTTGTTCAAGGAATGCTAGGTGAGGCGGGCAAACATCGGCCTTGCCACCATAGGCAAGGGTTGGCCTACCCGAGCCTTGCCTATGCAAGGGCAAGGGCCGCCGAGACCTTCCCCCCTACACGTTTTAAATTGATATCAGAAGGAATGTGCAAGGCAAGTGATAGTAACGGGTTTGGAGAAAACATTAAATGCTAGACATGCGTGCATATCAACCGCGCCAGATGAAGCGTACTTCAACCCGACGGATGAATGAAGAAGCAAACTTCCCATTTCGTCGTCCAACCAGGAAAACCCGCCGGAGAATATGTTGACAAAACGTCCACTCACAAGCGATTCTATCGAGGGAGTTAGGTGAGGCCGCCACTTGAAAGACGGAACACCCGTTGACCTTGTGAGCGGCTTGACTGCCACCATATTCGCACCCCACATCATTATGTATTTCAATTTGTCATAACGAGCCAATACTTGTCCTTCATTTGATGACCATATCTGTCAACATTAACCTGACAAGTGACAAGCGAGGGTGACTCCATTAACAACCGTTATATGAACTAGACACATTTTACTATTTCCCCAATTTCTAACTTAGGTGTCGAAGGGTCAATTTAGGCACGAAATTGGATGTCTTAACCCATTTTCTATGGTGCAGATTAGTTCTCTGGTCAGAGCTATAGCTAGTTTCGTGAATCCAACTCAAGCTTCGACTATACAAAGATTAATTTTCCAATCAGAGCTCTGGCATGCTTCATACATTCCAAATCGAGCTTCGATGATTCCAATTAATGAAGAACTTTCTGCTTTTGCACAGTGGGAGCATGTTCTTCAAGACGGGTGCTAGTCAAATATTTCACGTAGGTAAGCAAGGGGGAGATAGATGAACTTAAAAATGCACATTTGTCtgtttttttgtattttttttcctgaacGAAAGCtcaataaagaaacaaagaatatGCCGGATTCATGCAAAGCACATATCCTCAATCGAATGCCCTAAATAATGATGGGGAATTTTGGGTCGTGAAGAGTTGTCATGTCTCACGACTCCCTCGTTGACCGTTTCCTTTCCTATCGTAAGTCAAACCAAAAAAGCACATAACCATAACGGTAAATAACCACCACCCACCTTGTTTCTCTCCCTTCCATTGCCTCCCTCAATCTCCCGCAAGTACAACAAAACGCTCCAATTCCCACTCTCTGcacacccaaaaaagaaaatggaaaaggaaatcaTGTAcctcaattcaattcaatgaTCCCACGCCATTCCTGCGAAATGGAAGGGAATGGACCCAAGAGAACGTTTACTATGAATTGGGATGCCTTGGGCGATGAGGACGAAGATGATCGCTTCTTTGAATCCCGCGACCGGTTGTCCTGTGCCATTGCGCTGGACTTGGCATCCTCAAACtctgatgacgatgacgatgaggACTTCGAAGACAGCCGAATCTCCTTCGCCTCTGCTGTGTCCGGTGCATCTGCAGAGAGATTTCGGAGCCTATCGGGCATCAGGGCTTCGACCTCTATGTCACAGGACTACGAGATCTGGATCTCGCAGCCTGGCTCAATCAGCGAGAGGCGTAAGCGGCTGTTCCAGGGGATGGGGCTCTCTAACAAGGACCTTCTCCGACTTGCAAGTGCTGAGTTCAAGACGGTTGCCTCTAAGAAGGTAGGAAGCCAAAAATCCTCGTCTTTGATTGTCAATAATGATAATCCAAGCGACGAGCAAAAAAAGGGAAACGCGTCTTGTATTCATTTAGCTCCTGTCATTCTTGTCCGATCAAGATCGGATGGCGACATAGATTTCCCCCCGATTgccaagagaaaggaagagtttTTTGGTGCAACATCCAAACAGCGCCTTACGAGGACCTCATCCACATTGTGCGGGCCATGTGTACCAGCTTGCCGGTATCCCGATTCCATCAGAGTATCACCGCAAGGTGGGAATACGTCAGCGTTTGGCCAGCGGAGGCGCTTGTCAACCATGATCTCAAACAGTCGATTAGGCGCCTTCTTTCTTATAAAGAATTTGGATACCGGGAAGGGGTTCATTGTGAATGAGTACGACGAAGAGGGGATGTGGAATCGGCTCAGCGATCTGCAGACTGGGAAGCAGCTTACCATGGAAGAGTTCGAGAAAAGTGTAGGGTATTCCCCCGTTGTGAAAGAGCTCATGCGGAGGGAAAACGTATCCCAGATCACTGACGGTAGCGTCATCTTGGCAGAGAGGAAGTTCAATCCAAATTCATACCTCTCAAAAAGCTTGAGGCTGAGCAAGAGGAGTGGAGTCGCGTTGCTTAAGAACATTAAGGGGGTCGCGAACTCAATGAGCGGATTGATTGTAGACAAGGAGAGGGAGAACCAGCCAATCCAAGAACCGAACCCAGGCAAGAGCTCGTCGGAGTGGGTAAAAGTGAGGCAGCACGGAAAGTCGTACAAGGAGCTGAGTGCCTTGCGCTTCTGTCAGGAGATACAGGCTCACGAGGGCTCAATTTGGACCATGAAGTTCAACTCAGATGGGCGTTACCTTGCAAGCGCTGGAGAGGACAAGACGATTCATGTGTGGAAGGTACAAGATTGCGACATGATGCCTCCAAGGCAGCTAGACGAGTGGTATTGGAGCCCAACACATTCTTTGGCAAGTAGTACACCGGATCGACAGTGTTATGCCGAGCCATCACCTCAGCCggtggaaaagaagaaggggaagggtTCGCTAAGTAGCAAGAAGGGGAATCTGATCCCCGACTATGTTCACGTGCCTGAAAcggttttctctctctcagagaGCCCCGTGTGCTCTTTCACAGGTCACTTGGATGATGTCCTGGATCTATCTTGGTCAAAATCAGAGGTTAGCTTCTTTATGCAAACAGGATGCCTCAGTGTCTCAACCTTGAGAAAGATATATAGAGTGGacttggtttttcctttttaatgctgaagttttattttaataaacCTGCAGCTACTCCTTTCATCTTCAATGGACAAAACTGTGAGGCTGTGGGATGTGGAAATGAAGAGCTGTTTGAAGCTGTTTGCGCACAATGATTATGGTAACATCAACCCGAGTCTCTTCTTTTCAGTACACATATCGTCTTCAGATTTCTGTTTCTTAACTGGAAAAATATGCTCCCACGTGATGAGCAGTGACTTGCATACAGTTCAACCCGATAGATGACATGTATTTCATAAGTGGTTCGCTGGATGCAAAGATCCGGATATGGAGCATACCAGATCGCCATGTTATTGACTGGACCGATCTTCATGAGATGGTCACCGCGGTTTGCTACACCCCAGATGGCGAGGTACTAAGCAGGTCttataatctattgttgatggTCATGATAGTTTCTCAGAAGCAATGCTTTTCTATTGCACAACTTAGTACTATATTTTGGTTATATCGATTCATGCATTGCTTGAGAACCTTAGCGATCGTTCATCATATGTTTCAGCTGAATTGGCTCAAATGAGATTGTTTTGCCAATTTTAATCCACATtaaagaacaattttattggGTTTATTACGCCAAGTTCACTCTAATTGCTCTTCCTAATTGTATGGGATTATACAACTGAAGGGCGCTATCGTAGGATCGCACAAAGGAGGTTGCAGGATGTACAGCATAAAGGGTATGAGATTCTCTACTAGCATTTTTCTACAAAATTTTATCAGCAACGGCATAGAAACAATGGCGCAAGTTGGAAAGAATTTGTGTCTTTTTAAATGGCCCTCCTACATCAAGTTGTAGTATAATCATTTAGCAGGCTATTGAGGTTACATCAGAGAGAAGGTTTATTGTCTCTTTTTCACTTGTTTGAACAGATTGTAAACTGAAACAAATCAGTCAGCTTGAGATTCAGAACAAGAAAAAGTCCCAAGCCAAAAAGATAACAGGTTTCCAGGTAAACTCTACTCAGGTTTCTGTCCATCTTATTGGCTAATCTTCAGTCATCACCTGTTCTGGTCCCGAGGGAAAAACGTGCTAAGAAGGCAAAGCAAAATAACTCTCTGCTTTGAATTTCCAATCAGTTTTCACCATGCAATTCATCTGAAGTTCTTGTCACCTCGGCCGATTCCCGTGTTCGCATTGTTGAGGGCTCAGACATCACGCACAAGCTCAGAGGTAGATCAACAATGCAATGAGAACGTACATTCCTTTCTCCTCAAGTGCCTCCCTCACCAAGTAATTGTTTCGTTGCTTTTCGCAACAGGTTTCCGAAATACTAGCAGCCAAATCGCAGCTTCGTTTACTCAAGATGGGAAGTATGTCATATCGGCGAGTGAAGATTCTCAAGTATatgtgtggaagagagagacTCCACGGAATTCCAACACAGCCAAGGCCAAAGCTCTGGTTACTACCAAGTCATATGAGCACTTCCCTTGCCGAGATGTCTCGGTGGCAATTCCTTGGCCCGGTACCATAAGAGGTGACCCGCCAGCTGTGCCGATCCATTCCAAGAGGAATTCCAAACGCTCAACCTCAACACAGCCACCAGTTTCTAATGGCTCGCCGACTCAAGAGGATCATAGCCCTTTGATGGGGAACAGCAAGAGACAGATGTTGCCACCTCTACCTAAGAAGGCGAACCCCATGGAGCGAGCCTCGATTCCTCCTGAGGAGGATCTTGCCCAGCTGTCCCGCCTGGACTCGGGGATTGGGGGCGGCATCGGGGAGTCTTTCAACTCCGATTCCAGCTCGGCCAGGTATGGCGAATCACCATCCATCTCGGTGGCTGCTAACTCGTCGTTGGCTTCGTGGTCTTCATCTTGGTCTTGGTTCGACAGCAGCAACAGCAATGGGGCTAATGCTACGCAAGCGACAGCTTGGGGAATGGTGATCGTTACTGGGGGTTTACGGGGTGAGATAAGAGCTTACCAGAATTTCGGTTTGCCGCGTAAAGTTGGTCGTCAAGCGAATCTTTTCTAAGACCTTACATGCTTTACCTTTCCTAATCACAAGATGCATTAGCATTAGTCCTAAGCTCAAACATGAAGCTTCTCATCTGATATGGGACAATTTTTACCAAGGTAACGATGGATGCGAAAGAAAGATtttaaactgtgacaaacgaaaCTAGAGACGTGAAAGCTATGCAGAACCTTGTTTTTGCAGATTTTTCTGCTCAATTACTCGTCTTCTCATGCATAACTATATTTCAGCATAGTGTAAAAGAATAGCTGAACATCTACAACAAAGGAGCAGCATCAGATGGATTAAATGATGGAGTTGCATGAAAGAAAGCTGCGTAGACATTTTCTGCTGAACTCTGGCtgattttgagttttgatttctGGTTTCTCTATGGAACATCTGTATTTGTCCCTATTGAAACAGCACAAATCCAGAGCTCGGCTCGATTTTGTTCAGTTCTCATAATCAATCACCAGTATGTGCAAATTATGTTTCTATTTATGCACAATCATAGAAGTGCGTAATGAAGGCGTTGCTGTTTTCCTTTTTACGAAGCATAAGCTCTcttaacttcttcttcttcttcttttgtttttggtcatAATAAGCTCTGT harbors:
- the LOC104436517 gene encoding uncharacterized protein LOC104436517; protein product: MIPRHSCEMEGNGPKRTFTMNWDALGDEDEDDRFFESRDRLSCAIALDLASSNSDDDDDEDFEDSRISFASAVSGASAERFRSLSGIRASTSMSQDYEIWISQPGSISERRKRLFQGMGLSNKDLLRLASAEFKTVASKKVGSQKSSSLIVNNDNPSDEQKKGNASCIHLAPVILVRSRSDGDIDFPPIAKRKEEFFGATSKQRLTRTSSTLCGPCVPACRYPDSIRVSPQGGNTSAFGQRRRLSTMISNSRLGAFFLIKNLDTGKGFIVNEYDEEGMWNRLSDLQTGKQLTMEEFEKSVGYSPVVKELMRRENVSQITDGSVILAERKFNPNSYLSKSLRLSKRSGVALLKNIKGVANSMSGLIVDKERENQPIQEPNPGKSSSEWVKVRQHGKSYKELSALRFCQEIQAHEGSIWTMKFNSDGRYLASAGEDKTIHVWKVQDCDMMPPRQLDEWYWSPTHSLASSTPDRQCYAEPSPQPVEKKKGKGSLSSKKGNLIPDYVHVPETVFSLSESPVCSFTGHLDDVLDLSWSKSELLLSSSMDKTVRLWDVEMKSCLKLFAHNDYVTCIQFNPIDDMYFISGSLDAKIRIWSIPDRHVIDWTDLHEMVTAVCYTPDGEGAIVGSHKGGCRMYSIKDCKLKQISQLEIQNKKKSQAKKITGFQFSPCNSSEVLVTSADSRVRIVEGSDITHKLRGFRNTSSQIAASFTQDGKYVISASEDSQVYVWKRETPRNSNTAKAKALVTTKSYEHFPCRDVSVAIPWPGTIRGDPPAVPIHSKRNSKRSTSTQPPVSNGSPTQEDHSPLMGNSKRQMLPPLPKKANPMERASIPPEEDLAQLSRLDSGIGGGIGESFNSDSSSARYGESPSISVAANSSLASWSSSWSWFDSSNSNGANATQATAWGMVIVTGGLRGEIRAYQNFGLPRKVGRQANLF